Genomic window (Methanobrevibacter sp. TMH8):
GAGATAAAAACTAATTATGCAGATCTTCCATTTTCAATCAGATGGTTAACTGATAAGTTCAATGAAAATAGATTAAATAGCTCTATGAGACAGTTATCCCAAGCAATGGCTGTATATCCATATTCAGCATTAAGAGAAAAAACAAATTGTTGGGTTTCTCAGAGTGAACATACTGTTATAGTTGAAGGGGATGGGTGTACTATCACTACTAAATAGCTAATTTTTTAATAGTAGCTGTAGAATATACCAAAATTTTTATTATTATTATATCCTTCTTATTTTTTTGATTTTTTAGACTTTTGTTATTGTTCTAATAATTTTTTCATTTTTATAAAAAAGAAAAAAATTTAATTCAAACATTTCCATATTATTTTTTAGATAAACATATCAAAAACATATCGACAATCATATTATTTTTTAGATAAACATATTGAAAACATATTGATAATTATATTGACAATTATATTATTTTATTGTATAACAATAGTTAAACTTAAATGTAACATAAATCAAACAATTATATTAGTTAAGGCATAATTAATCAGAATATAATAATTAATATTAATATGCCAACTTAAACAGAATTTAATATCTTTAGGATTTTTAAGCAGATTATTATTCAATATTTGATTTATAATGTTAAAAATATGAAAAATATGGCAAATATGAAAATCCTATTTAATATTTAATAAAGAGTGTTAAACATGAAACGAAATATAATTTTTGCAATAATAGTAATCTCTATCATAGCTTTAGGCGCATTATCAATACCAACAATATCTGCAAATAATAATGGAAATGATGCATATGTAAATGAAGTTTTAAAGCTTGTTAACAACGAAAGAGAAAAAGCTAATCTCAAACCACTTATACTAGATAAAGACATGATTTCTGCAGCTGAAATAAGAGTTAAGGAACTAAACACATTATTTAGTCATACTAGACCTAATGGAAAGCCCTATTCAGTACTTTCTTCTAAAATCAAAGGTGAAAACATAGCTAAAGGTCAGAGAACACCTCAAGAAGTTATGTATACAGCTCAATTCTCGTGGATGAAATCAGAAGGTCATAGAAATAATATTTTAAATCCTAAATTCACTACAATTGGTATTGCATATATTAAAATAGGCAATGATCATTATTGGGTACAATTATTCGGTGAAAATAAAGTAACAACAAAACCTTCCACTCCTTCATTAAAAGTAGCTTCTGGAAAGAAAAAAATTAATCTCTCTTGGAAAAAGGTTCCAAAAGCAAATGGTTATCAAATTTATAAATCTACCACTAAAAAAGGAAAATATACTCTCAAAAAAACAATTAAATCAGGTTCTACAATT
Coding sequences:
- a CDS encoding CAP domain-containing protein; protein product: MKRNIIFAIIVISIIALGALSIPTISANNNGNDAYVNEVLKLVNNEREKANLKPLILDKDMISAAEIRVKELNTLFSHTRPNGKPYSVLSSKIKGENIAKGQRTPQEVMYTAQFSWMKSEGHRNNILNPKFTTIGIAYIKIGNDHYWVQLFGENKVTTKPSTPSLKVASGKKKINLSWKKVPKANGYQIYKSTTKKGKYTLKKTIKSGSTIKFTDKGLKKGKIYYYKIRSYTIVNNVKNYSTFSTIKGAKVK